One Ardenticatenales bacterium genomic region harbors:
- a CDS encoding copper resistance protein CopC, whose protein sequence is MTRRPRNFATWMLIALLAWLWLGARPALAHAVPTASKPAANEILETSPDAMEISFSEPIVPAFSNIQILSPSGQAMETGALEATAADNTRVRVTLPPLNNGSYIVSWRVLSAVDGHTTSGIYSFGVGVSQLSGSGAGQTVTEAASPTLASLLARWGNLGGVALLLGLFAFRLLLWNPILNVEDITDAEATLDIDVARQSARVGLAGAGFLLLSAVMTLIEQAGQYNLLAAGNLGVWLNTRFGLMWLLRLLLTLVLGLLAWRLGAAGKGRGGLRGWGWWAGLLLSLGAAATVSLVSHSAALVRNANVAVAVDFVHVVAAGIWVGGLVYLGISLLRARHLEAENKAWLYLTLILNFSALAAACVGAILASGAYLSYQHVGSWGGLVSTAYGRVLLLKIGLALVPFAIAALNLFWVKPRLNKTYETPAEAAAVAAQGRFRVLVWVEAGFAVLILVAAGWLSDLQRAQDAPLLAASSGQTTLSQTVEDLHVSLTLEPALAGENLFDVYLEDQDGNPVSDAREVSLRFTFLGQSLGTAEEVVPASGSGHYQLDSSTISLLGPWQVEVAVRRQGAFDVFAPFRLEAGLDSRITGLTEGGRTLDNLVSFLTRSRGLVPGIALVLFAILWGILANKAADKDWQLVGLLVISLLSFYVGARQLFQFSQDYTPAMFASNPITPDATSIAAGKALFETHCVTCHGEQGFGDGPAAATLASPPANFTGGHTATHPDGDLWYWIKGGVTGTPMPAFGDQFSDDDIWNLVNYVRRLSTASP, encoded by the coding sequence ATGACTCGACGCCCCCGTAATTTCGCCACCTGGATGCTCATTGCGCTGTTGGCCTGGTTGTGGCTGGGCGCACGCCCGGCTTTGGCTCACGCCGTGCCCACTGCGTCCAAGCCGGCGGCAAATGAGATTTTGGAAACCAGCCCGGATGCCATGGAAATCTCCTTTAGCGAACCGATTGTGCCGGCATTTAGCAACATCCAAATCCTCTCGCCGTCGGGGCAGGCCATGGAAACGGGCGCGCTGGAAGCCACCGCCGCGGACAACACCCGCGTGCGCGTCACCCTGCCGCCGCTGAACAACGGCAGCTACATCGTTAGCTGGCGCGTGCTTTCCGCCGTGGACGGCCACACCACCAGCGGCATCTACTCCTTCGGCGTGGGCGTATCCCAGTTGAGCGGCAGCGGAGCCGGCCAGACCGTCACCGAAGCAGCCAGCCCCACACTGGCCTCGTTGCTGGCCCGCTGGGGCAATCTGGGCGGCGTGGCCCTGCTGTTGGGGCTATTCGCCTTTCGCCTCTTGCTATGGAATCCCATCCTCAATGTCGAGGACATCACCGACGCGGAAGCGACGCTGGACATAGACGTAGCCCGCCAAAGCGCCCGTGTGGGGCTGGCGGGGGCGGGCTTTCTGCTGCTGTCCGCCGTGATGACGCTGATTGAACAAGCCGGCCAGTACAACTTGCTGGCGGCGGGTAATCTGGGCGTCTGGCTCAACACGCGCTTCGGCCTCATGTGGCTGCTGCGGCTGCTGCTGACGCTGGTGTTGGGGCTGCTCGCCTGGCGGTTGGGCGCGGCGGGCAAAGGGCGCGGCGGGTTGCGCGGTTGGGGTTGGTGGGCGGGGCTGCTGCTCAGCCTGGGCGCGGCAGCGACGGTCTCCCTGGTAAGCCACAGCGCGGCGCTGGTGCGGAACGCGAATGTGGCCGTGGCGGTGGATTTCGTGCATGTGGTGGCTGCCGGCATTTGGGTGGGCGGTCTCGTCTATCTGGGCATCAGCCTGCTGCGCGCCCGCCACCTGGAAGCCGAAAACAAAGCGTGGCTCTACCTCACCCTCATCCTCAACTTCTCCGCCCTCGCCGCCGCCTGCGTCGGCGCCATCCTCGCCAGCGGCGCCTACCTCTCCTACCAACACGTTGGCAGTTGGGGCGGCCTCGTCAGCACCGCCTATGGGCGCGTACTCCTGCTGAAAATCGGCCTGGCCCTGGTCCCCTTCGCCATCGCCGCGCTGAACCTGTTTTGGGTAAAACCCCGCCTGAACAAGACGTATGAGACCCCGGCGGAGGCGGCAGCGGTCGCCGCGCAGGGACGCTTTCGCGTGCTGGTGTGGGTGGAAGCCGGCTTTGCCGTTCTCATTCTGGTGGCCGCCGGCTGGCTGAGCGACTTGCAGCGGGCGCAGGATGCGCCGCTGTTGGCGGCCAGCAGCGGCCAGACGACGCTCAGCCAGACCGTGGAAGACCTGCATGTCTCGCTAACGTTGGAGCCGGCGCTGGCGGGCGAGAATTTGTTCGACGTTTACCTGGAAGATCAGGACGGCAACCCGGTAAGCGACGCGCGCGAGGTTTCGCTGCGCTTTACATTTCTGGGGCAATCATTGGGGACGGCGGAGGAAGTTGTGCCGGCATCTGGCAGCGGCCACTACCAACTCGACAGCAGCACCATTAGCCTGTTGGGACCGTGGCAGGTGGAAGTTGCCGTGCGGCGCCAGGGCGCGTTCGACGTTTTCGCCCCCTTCCGCCTGGAGGCGGGGCTGGACAGCCGCATCACGGGACTGACCGAGGGCGGACGCACTCTGGATAATCTCGTTTCCTTCCTCACGCGCAGCCGCGGGCTGGTTCCGGGGATTGCCCTGGTCCTCTTCGCCATTCTCTGGGGCATCCTGGCGAACAAAGCGGCAGATAAGGATTGGCAACTTGTGGGACTACTGGTGATTTCGCTACTCTCGTTTTACGTGGGGGCGCGGCAGTTATTCCAGTTCTCGCAGGATTACACGCCCGCGATGTTTGCCTCGAATCCGATCACGCCGGATGCGACCTCCATTGCGGCGGGGAAGGCGTTGTTTGAGACGCATTGCGTGACGTGCCACGGGGAGCAGGGGTTTGGGGATGGGCCGGCAGCGGCGACGCTGGCTTCGCCGCCGGCGAATTTCACGGGTGGGCACACGGCGACGCACCCGGATGGGGACTTATGGTATTGGATCAAGGGGGGGGTTACGGGGACGCCAATGCCGGCATTTGGCGACCAATTCAGCGACGACGACATCTGGAACCTCGTCAACTACGTCCGCCGCCTCAGCACCGCCAGCCCGTAA